In Thauera sedimentorum, a single genomic region encodes these proteins:
- the lptE gene encoding LPS assembly lipoprotein LptE codes for MTQLSRRHLLTAAGALAASHLLAGCGFRLRGPQPLAFATIYLGTSENTGLGAQLARQVRTSGSTEVVGDPAQADVRLQILRDTFAREILSLTGAGKVREYQLTREFAFQLVDRDGAVLIPPTLLTAQRDYTFQDERILAKEQEEGLLLADMQNEIVRQLMRRLAAVRK; via the coding sequence ATGACACAACTTTCCCGCCGCCACCTGCTCACTGCCGCTGGCGCCCTGGCCGCCAGCCACTTGCTCGCCGGCTGCGGCTTCCGCCTGCGCGGCCCGCAGCCGCTGGCGTTCGCCACCATCTACCTGGGCACCAGCGAGAACACCGGCCTGGGCGCCCAGCTCGCCCGCCAGGTCCGCACCTCCGGCTCCACCGAGGTGGTCGGCGATCCGGCCCAGGCCGACGTGCGCCTGCAGATCCTGCGCGACACCTTCGCACGCGAGATTCTCAGCCTCACCGGCGCAGGCAAGGTGCGCGAATACCAGCTCACCCGCGAGTTTGCCTTCCAGCTGGTCGACCGTGACGGTGCGGTGCTGATCCCGCCCACCCTGCTCACCGCCCAGCGCGACTACACCTTCCAGGACGAGCGCATCCTCGCCAAGGAGCAGGAGGAGGGCCTGCTGCTCGCCGACATGCAAAACGAGATCGTGCGCCAGCTGATGCGCCGGCTGGCCGCCGTGCGCAAGTGA
- a CDS encoding dihydroneopterin aldolase, whose amino-acid sequence MDFIFIEELRVQASVGIYPREKAAPQMVELNLTFGVPDAAAEHDDIADTIDYAVVIERIRAELAARHFNLIETLGEFVVNLLFDEFGAPWVKIRIAKIGVMKGVRRVGVFIQRGREGNTLPETAG is encoded by the coding sequence ATGGATTTCATTTTTATCGAAGAGCTGCGCGTGCAGGCCAGCGTGGGCATCTATCCGCGCGAAAAGGCTGCACCGCAGATGGTGGAACTGAATCTCACCTTCGGTGTTCCGGACGCGGCCGCCGAGCATGACGACATTGCCGACACCATCGACTACGCGGTAGTGATCGAACGCATCCGCGCCGAGCTTGCGGCGCGCCATTTCAATCTGATCGAGACCCTGGGCGAATTCGTCGTCAATCTGTTGTTCGATGAATTCGGTGCGCCCTGGGTGAAGATCCGCATTGCCAAGATCGGGGTGATGAAAGGCGTGCGCCGCGTAGGCGTATTCATCCAGCGCGGTCGCGAAGGCAATACCTTGCCCGAAACCGCTGGCTGA
- a CDS encoding HD domain-containing phosphohydrolase: protein MKIAIIDDTPLNLVLMEKLIGHHPGWTPVTFGVPGTGLQWCLAHEPDLIIVDYMMPGLDGLEFIRRVRAEHARDDVPILMVTASDERKVRYDALEAGANDFLIKPIDAHEFNPRVRNMLMLREAHLATRTRAETLAAEVRRATEEIHARERETVTRLARAAEFRDPETGAHIQRMAHYSALIARRLQLDADYADAILQAAPMHDVGKLGIPDYILLKAGRLTAEEMAIMRRHPVIGHDILKDSSSAIIQLGASIALSHHEKFDGSGYPNGLAGADIPIEGRIVAVADVFDALTSERPYKPAWSLERAVAWLEDGRGRHFDPVCVDALLSNWSEVLRIRDRFGAEV from the coding sequence ATGAAAATCGCGATCATCGACGACACACCGCTCAACCTGGTGTTGATGGAGAAGCTGATCGGCCATCACCCGGGCTGGACGCCGGTGACCTTCGGCGTTCCCGGCACCGGCCTGCAGTGGTGCCTGGCCCACGAACCCGACCTCATCATCGTCGACTACATGATGCCGGGCCTCGACGGCCTGGAGTTCATTCGCCGGGTGCGCGCCGAGCATGCCCGCGACGACGTGCCCATCCTGATGGTGACCGCCAGCGACGAGCGCAAGGTGCGCTACGACGCGCTGGAGGCCGGCGCCAACGACTTCCTGATCAAACCGATCGACGCCCACGAGTTCAACCCGCGGGTGCGCAACATGCTGATGCTGCGCGAGGCGCATCTCGCCACCCGCACGCGCGCCGAGACCCTCGCCGCGGAGGTTCGACGGGCGACCGAAGAGATCCACGCACGAGAGCGCGAGACGGTCACCCGCCTGGCGCGGGCAGCCGAATTCCGCGACCCGGAGACCGGTGCGCACATCCAGCGCATGGCGCACTACTCCGCGCTGATCGCCCGCCGCCTCCAGCTGGATGCCGACTACGCCGATGCCATCCTGCAGGCCGCGCCCATGCACGACGTGGGCAAGCTCGGCATCCCGGACTACATCCTGCTCAAGGCCGGCCGGCTGACCGCGGAGGAAATGGCCATCATGCGCCGCCACCCGGTGATCGGCCACGACATCCTCAAGGATTCGAGCTCGGCGATCATCCAGCTGGGCGCGAGCATCGCGCTCTCCCACCACGAGAAGTTCGACGGCAGCGGCTACCCTAACGGCCTCGCAGGCGCGGACATCCCGATCGAGGGGCGGATCGTGGCGGTGGCGGACGTGTTCGATGCACTGACCTCGGAGCGCCCGTACAAACCCGCCTGGTCGCTGGAGCGGGCAGTCGCCTGGCTGGAGGACGGTCGCGGACGGCACTTCGACCCGGTGTGCGTGGACGCCCTGCTGTCGAACTGGAGCGAAGTCCTGCGCATCCGCGACCGCTTCGGCGCCGAGGTCTGA
- the plsY gene encoding glycerol-3-phosphate 1-O-acyltransferase PlsY → MNLFLLLVAAYLLGSVPFAIISSRVFGLADPRKYGSGNPGATNVLRSGNKAAALLTLVGDCLKGAVAVWAAQALGFSAAEAALAGLAAFFGHVFSLFLRFNGGKGVATALGVLLGISPWLALVCLGVWLATALITRYSSAAALAAAVSAPLAGHFLVGSPAVVAMLLAMAAVLVWRHAANIRRLLAGTEGRIGGKSGKAG, encoded by the coding sequence ATGAATCTGTTCCTGCTTCTCGTCGCCGCCTATCTGCTCGGCTCGGTGCCCTTCGCGATCATCTCCAGCCGGGTGTTCGGCCTGGCCGACCCGCGCAAGTACGGCTCGGGCAATCCCGGGGCGACCAACGTCCTGCGCAGCGGCAACAAGGCTGCGGCGCTGCTCACCCTGGTAGGCGACTGCCTGAAGGGCGCGGTGGCGGTGTGGGCTGCACAGGCCCTGGGATTCTCCGCCGCCGAAGCCGCCCTCGCCGGCCTGGCCGCTTTCTTCGGCCACGTCTTCTCACTGTTCCTGCGTTTCAACGGCGGCAAGGGCGTGGCCACGGCGCTGGGCGTTCTGCTCGGCATCAGCCCCTGGCTGGCGCTCGTCTGCCTGGGTGTCTGGCTGGCCACGGCGCTGATCACCCGCTACTCCTCGGCCGCCGCGCTGGCAGCGGCCGTGAGCGCGCCGCTGGCGGGTCATTTCCTGGTCGGTTCGCCGGCGGTGGTCGCCATGCTCCTGGCCATGGCCGCGGTGCTCGTCTGGCGGCATGCGGCCAATATCCGCCGCCTGCTGGCCGGTACCGAGGGCCGCATCGGCGGCAAGTCCGGCAAGGCAGGCTGA
- the ybaK gene encoding Cys-tRNA(Pro) deacylase, with amino-acid sequence MSKNNLHSPETPATRFLRQHGVAYSSHPYEYEEHGGTKVSARELNVPEHSVVKTLIMEDEKAAPLVVLMHGDLTVSTKELARQAGRKHIEPCKPEVANRHTGFLIGGTSPFGTKRRMPVFMEKTILDLPLVYINGGRRGFLVGVHPHDILKILQPQIVSVGQ; translated from the coding sequence ATGAGCAAGAACAATCTGCATTCGCCCGAAACACCCGCGACCCGCTTCCTGCGCCAGCACGGCGTGGCCTATTCGAGCCATCCATACGAATACGAAGAGCACGGCGGCACCAAGGTTTCGGCCCGCGAACTGAATGTGCCCGAGCATTCGGTAGTAAAGACACTGATCATGGAGGACGAAAAGGCCGCGCCCCTGGTCGTCCTGATGCACGGCGATCTCACCGTTTCAACCAAGGAACTGGCGCGCCAGGCCGGGCGCAAGCACATCGAACCCTGCAAGCCGGAAGTGGCCAACCGCCACACCGGTTTTCTCATCGGAGGCACCTCGCCTTTCGGCACCAAGCGCCGGATGCCGGTATTCATGGAGAAAACCATACTCGATCTGCCTCTCGTCTATATAAATGGCGGGCGGAGGGGTTTTCTCGTCGGGGTTCACCCGCACGATATCCTCAAGATCCTGCAACCCCAGATCGTGAGCGTCGGGCAATAA
- the holA gene encoding DNA polymerase III subunit delta yields MNLRPDQLAGQLSRPLAPLWLLHGNEPLLVLEAADAIRSAARQQGFDERETLVVGQGFRWEALALAAGNLSLFGGNKLIDLRIPTGKPGRDGGDALQRYARALPEGTLTLITLPELDWQTRKTAWFTALAGAGNTLEFNAPERERLPDWIAGRLAAQGQSAERDALVFIAEHVEGNLLAAHQEIRKLGLLHGEARLTLDQVQDAVLNVARYDIDKLRQAALEGDPARCVRLIEGLAGEGAAPPLVLWALANEIRTLASLKAGHDAGQPLPALFKAERVFDERRKQALGRALPRLSTGTLRAALMHAARIDRMIKGLVSGDLWDEFLQLTLRLARR; encoded by the coding sequence GTGAACCTCCGTCCGGACCAGCTCGCCGGCCAGCTTTCCCGCCCGCTTGCGCCGCTGTGGCTGCTGCACGGCAACGAGCCGCTGCTGGTCCTCGAAGCCGCCGACGCCATCCGCAGCGCCGCCCGCCAGCAGGGCTTCGACGAGCGCGAAACCCTGGTGGTCGGCCAGGGCTTCCGCTGGGAGGCGCTGGCCCTGGCCGCGGGCAATCTGTCGCTGTTCGGCGGCAACAAGCTGATCGACCTGCGCATTCCCACCGGCAAGCCCGGGCGTGACGGCGGCGACGCCCTGCAGCGCTATGCACGCGCCCTGCCCGAAGGCACGCTGACGCTGATCACCCTTCCTGAACTCGACTGGCAGACGCGCAAGACCGCCTGGTTCACCGCACTTGCCGGCGCCGGCAACACGCTGGAGTTCAACGCCCCGGAGCGCGAGCGCCTGCCCGACTGGATTGCCGGGCGGCTCGCCGCCCAGGGGCAGTCGGCCGAGCGCGATGCGCTGGTGTTCATCGCCGAGCATGTCGAAGGCAACCTGCTCGCCGCCCACCAGGAGATCCGCAAGCTCGGCCTGCTGCACGGCGAGGCGCGGCTGACACTGGACCAGGTGCAGGACGCGGTGCTGAACGTCGCCCGCTACGACATCGACAAGCTGCGCCAGGCCGCGCTGGAAGGCGACCCGGCGCGCTGCGTGCGCCTGATCGAAGGCCTCGCCGGCGAAGGCGCCGCACCGCCGCTGGTGCTGTGGGCGCTGGCCAACGAGATCCGTACGCTGGCCAGCCTCAAGGCCGGGCACGACGCCGGCCAGCCCCTGCCTGCGCTGTTCAAGGCCGAACGGGTGTTCGACGAGCGTCGCAAGCAGGCGCTCGGGCGCGCCCTGCCGAGGCTGTCCACCGGCACGCTGCGCGCCGCGCTGATGCATGCCGCGCGCATCGACCGCATGATCAAGGGCCTGGTCTCCGGCGACCTCTGGGACGAATTCCTCCAGCTCACCCTGCGCCTCGCCCGCCGCTGA
- a CDS encoding glutamate-5-semialdehyde dehydrogenase, which translates to MDVQHYMHTLGRQARAASRLVAAASTDAKNAALAAMAAEIRARRAELLAANARDLEEARAAGLEPALIDRLTLSEKGVEAMAAGLEQVAALPDPVGEITDVKRRPSGIQVGKMRVPLGVIGIIYEARPNVTADAAALCLKSGNAAILRGGKEALHSNQAIAACVRTGLTAAGLPEHAVQVVDTTDRAAVGELIAMPEFVDVIVPRGGKGLIERISKDARVPVIKHLDGNCHVYIDDEADPAKVVPIVENAKTQRYGTCNTAESLLVARTVADLYLPAIGRMLAGKGVEMRCCAESLALLREAGVAAENLCEAAESDWREEYLAPIIAVKVVDGLDEAIAHINTYSSGHTEAIVSENYTSAMRFLREVDSASVMVNASTRFADGFEYGLGAEIGISTDKIHARGPVGLEGLTSQKWIVFGNGEVRR; encoded by the coding sequence ATGGACGTCCAGCACTACATGCACACCCTCGGCCGCCAGGCCCGCGCCGCCTCGCGCCTGGTTGCCGCCGCCTCCACCGACGCCAAGAACGCCGCGCTCGCGGCAATGGCCGCCGAGATCCGCGCCCGCCGCGCCGAGTTGCTCGCCGCCAACGCGCGCGACCTCGAGGAGGCCCGCGCCGCCGGCCTGGAGCCCGCACTGATCGACCGCCTCACGCTCTCCGAAAAGGGCGTCGAGGCCATGGCCGCCGGCCTTGAGCAGGTCGCCGCGCTGCCCGACCCGGTGGGCGAGATCACCGACGTCAAGCGCCGCCCCTCGGGCATCCAGGTGGGCAAGATGCGCGTGCCGCTGGGGGTGATCGGCATCATCTACGAAGCGCGCCCCAACGTCACCGCGGACGCCGCGGCGCTGTGCCTGAAGTCCGGCAACGCCGCCATCCTGCGCGGCGGCAAGGAGGCGCTGCACAGCAACCAGGCGATCGCCGCCTGCGTGCGCACCGGGCTCACCGCCGCTGGCTTGCCCGAGCACGCGGTGCAGGTGGTCGACACCACCGACCGCGCCGCGGTGGGCGAGCTGATCGCCATGCCCGAATTCGTCGACGTCATCGTGCCGCGCGGCGGCAAGGGGCTGATCGAGCGTATTTCCAAGGACGCCCGGGTGCCGGTGATCAAGCACCTGGACGGCAATTGCCACGTCTATATCGACGACGAGGCCGACCCCGCCAAGGTGGTGCCGATCGTCGAGAACGCCAAGACCCAGCGCTACGGCACCTGCAACACCGCCGAGTCGCTGCTGGTGGCGCGCACCGTGGCCGACCTCTACCTGCCCGCGATCGGCCGCATGCTGGCCGGCAAGGGCGTGGAGATGCGCTGCTGCGCCGAGTCGCTCGCCCTGCTGCGCGAGGCCGGCGTCGCCGCCGAGAACCTGTGCGAAGCCGCCGAGAGCGACTGGCGCGAGGAATATCTCGCGCCGATCATCGCGGTGAAGGTGGTCGACGGCCTGGACGAGGCGATCGCCCACATCAACACCTACAGTTCCGGGCACACCGAAGCCATCGTCAGCGAAAACTACACCAGCGCGATGCGCTTCCTGCGCGAGGTGGATTCCGCCTCGGTGATGGTGAACGCCTCGACCCGCTTCGCCGACGGCTTCGAGTACGGCCTGGGCGCCGAGATCGGCATCTCCACCGACAAGATCCACGCGCGCGGCCCGGTCGGCCTGGAAGGCCTGACCAGCCAGAAGTGGATCGTGTTCGGCAACGGCGAGGTGCGCCGCTGA
- the gloA gene encoding lactoylglutathione lyase, whose amino-acid sequence MRLLHTMFRVGDLDRSIAFYTEVLGMRLLRRQDYPDGRFTLAFVGYQDETEGAVIELTHNWDTKSYELGNAFGHIALAVPDAYKACEDIRARGGKVVREAGPMKHGSTVIAFVEDPDGYKVELIQRG is encoded by the coding sequence ATGCGCCTGCTGCATACCATGTTCCGGGTCGGCGACCTGGATCGCTCGATCGCTTTCTATACCGAGGTGCTCGGCATGCGCCTGCTGCGCCGCCAGGACTACCCGGACGGCCGCTTCACGCTGGCCTTCGTCGGTTACCAGGACGAAACCGAGGGTGCGGTCATCGAGCTGACCCACAACTGGGACACGAAGTCCTACGAACTGGGCAACGCCTTCGGCCACATTGCCCTGGCGGTGCCCGATGCCTACAAGGCCTGCGAGGACATCCGCGCGCGCGGCGGCAAGGTGGTGCGCGAGGCGGGGCCGATGAAGCACGGCAGCACGGTGATCGCCTTCGTCGAGGACCCCGACGGTTACAAGGTCGAGCTGATCCAGCGCGGCTGA
- a CDS encoding H-NS family nucleoid-associated regulatory protein, translating to MDLSTLSLTELRRLQGKIDTEIRRRSDTARRDLLKKMQKMAAEEGLSLSDVIAGATNEKKPAAAKPRRAAKGSAKKTGKVPPKYRHPEDASLNWSGRGRKPLWVESWIAEGKALDALLIKAA from the coding sequence ATGGATCTTTCGACGCTGTCGCTGACCGAATTGCGCCGCCTGCAAGGCAAAATTGACACCGAAATCCGTCGTCGCAGCGACACCGCCCGTCGCGATCTGCTGAAGAAGATGCAGAAGATGGCGGCAGAGGAAGGCCTCTCCCTGTCCGACGTGATTGCCGGCGCGACAAACGAAAAGAAACCCGCTGCCGCCAAGCCGCGGCGCGCAGCCAAAGGCAGCGCCAAGAAAACCGGCAAGGTGCCGCCGAAATATCGCCATCCCGAGGACGCTTCCCTGAACTGGAGCGGCCGGGGCCGCAAGCCGCTGTGGGTCGAAAGCTGGATTGCGGAAGGCAAGGCGCTCGACGCATTGCTGATCAAGGCGGCCTGA
- a CDS encoding chalcone isomerase family protein: MKHLIRTALTTLALCATTVHAAVEVAGVRFDERVTVAAQPAELNGAGLRTRFTFKVYAMGLYLPARSQSAEAIHTTPGEKRIRIVLLRDVDADTFADALVDGLKKNHTAEQFAALQASVDQLRTALLELGEAREGTVVELDALANGSTRLSVDGQQRGADIAAPAFYPALLRIWLGERPVDDDLKRALLGQAD, encoded by the coding sequence ATGAAGCATCTCATCCGCACAGCACTGACGACCTTGGCCCTGTGCGCAACCACGGTCCATGCCGCCGTGGAGGTCGCCGGCGTGCGCTTCGACGAGCGGGTCACCGTGGCCGCGCAGCCGGCGGAGCTCAACGGCGCCGGCCTGCGCACCCGCTTCACCTTCAAGGTGTATGCGATGGGCCTCTATCTGCCGGCGCGCAGCCAGTCCGCCGAGGCCATCCACACCACCCCCGGCGAGAAGCGCATCCGCATCGTGCTGCTGCGCGACGTAGACGCCGACACCTTCGCTGACGCGCTGGTCGACGGCTTGAAGAAGAACCACACGGCCGAACAGTTCGCAGCGCTGCAAGCGTCGGTCGATCAACTGCGCACCGCCCTGCTGGAACTGGGTGAGGCGCGCGAAGGCACGGTGGTCGAACTCGACGCCCTGGCCAACGGCAGCACCCGCCTGAGCGTGGATGGACAGCAGCGCGGTGCCGACATCGCCGCGCCGGCGTTCTACCCGGCGCTGCTGCGCATCTGGCTGGGTGAGCGCCCGGTCGACGACGACCTCAAGCGCGCCCTGCTCGGCCAGGCCGACTGA
- the xerD gene encoding site-specific tyrosine recombinase XerD: MPRPPRNARPVEQALPAAARAALDEFCDALWLEHGLARNTLAGYRSDLAQFAGWMDRRGGTLDTASAADLAAYLAEFSRRAKPASQRRLLSAWRRYYRQQVARGRLSADPTALLDSPLPGQRFPKTLSETQVEALLNAPDIGTPQGLRDRCMLEVLYATGLRVSELVGLQAFSVGLAEGVLKVMGKGSKERLVPLGEEAVDWIARYLREARPALLAGRTSDDLFVSRFGKGMSRQMFWRLIKHYAANAGIEPARISPHTLRHAFATHLLNHGADLRVVQMLLGHADISTTQVYTHVARERLKALHAVHHPRG, from the coding sequence ATGCCGCGCCCGCCCCGCAACGCCCGTCCGGTCGAACAGGCCCTGCCTGCAGCGGCCCGCGCAGCGCTCGACGAATTCTGCGATGCGCTGTGGCTAGAACACGGACTGGCACGCAACACCTTGGCGGGCTACCGCAGCGACCTCGCCCAGTTCGCGGGCTGGATGGACCGCCGGGGCGGCACGCTGGACACCGCCTCGGCCGCCGACCTCGCGGCCTATCTGGCCGAGTTCAGCCGGCGTGCCAAACCGGCCAGCCAGCGCCGCCTGCTCTCCGCCTGGCGGCGCTATTACCGCCAGCAGGTGGCGCGCGGCCGCCTGTCCGCCGACCCCACCGCGCTGCTCGACTCCCCCCTGCCCGGCCAGCGTTTCCCCAAGACCCTGTCCGAGACGCAGGTCGAAGCCCTGCTCAACGCCCCCGACATCGGCACGCCCCAGGGGCTGCGCGACCGCTGCATGCTGGAGGTGCTCTACGCCACCGGCCTGCGCGTGTCCGAACTGGTCGGCCTGCAGGCCTTCTCGGTCGGTTTGGCCGAAGGCGTGCTCAAGGTGATGGGCAAGGGCAGCAAGGAGCGCCTGGTTCCGCTGGGCGAAGAGGCCGTCGACTGGATTGCGCGCTACCTGCGGGAGGCGCGCCCTGCCCTGCTCGCCGGGAGAACCAGCGACGACCTTTTCGTCAGCCGTTTCGGCAAGGGGATGAGCCGGCAGATGTTCTGGCGCCTGATCAAGCACTATGCGGCGAATGCCGGCATCGAGCCGGCACGCATCTCGCCACATACGCTCCGTCATGCGTTCGCCACCCATCTGCTCAATCATGGCGCCGACCTGCGCGTGGTGCAGATGCTGCTCGGCCATGCCGACATTTCCACCACCCAGGTCTACACGCACGTCGCCCGCGAACGCCTCAAGGCCCTGCATGCGGTTCACCACCCGCGCGGCTGA
- the tsaD gene encoding tRNA (adenosine(37)-N6)-threonylcarbamoyltransferase complex transferase subunit TsaD has translation MKVLGIESSCDETGVALYDTERGLLGHRVHSQIDLHAAYGGVVPELASRDHIRRLPLLVRETLAAAGCAQDEIDAVAYTAGPGLAGALLVGAGVAESLAMALGVRALPVHHLEGHLLSPLLSVDPPAFPFVALLVSGGHTQLMRVTGVGEYELLGESLDDAAGEAFDKTAKLLGLGYPGGPQLARLAEEGKAGRFRLPRPMLKSGDLDFSFSGLKTAVLNVVSAPDWRAGDAADLAADFQQAVVEVLVKKALAALKRTGLKRLVVAGGVGANRSLRAQLDEAAKRRGWRVYYPEPELCTDNGAMIAFAGALRLAAGDRGSAEGEIRIRPRWPLAELQKPA, from the coding sequence ATGAAAGTACTGGGAATCGAATCGTCCTGCGACGAGACAGGGGTGGCGCTCTACGACACCGAGCGTGGCCTGCTGGGCCATCGCGTGCATTCGCAGATCGACCTGCATGCCGCCTATGGCGGCGTGGTGCCCGAACTGGCCTCGCGCGACCACATTCGCCGCCTGCCGCTGCTGGTGCGCGAAACGCTGGCCGCCGCGGGTTGTGCGCAGGACGAGATCGATGCGGTGGCCTACACTGCCGGCCCCGGGCTGGCCGGCGCACTGCTGGTCGGTGCGGGGGTGGCGGAATCGCTGGCCATGGCGCTGGGCGTTCGCGCCCTGCCGGTTCACCACCTCGAAGGCCATCTGTTGTCGCCGCTGCTGTCGGTCGATCCGCCAGCGTTCCCCTTCGTCGCCTTGCTGGTTTCCGGGGGCCATACCCAGTTGATGCGGGTGACCGGCGTGGGCGAATACGAACTGCTCGGCGAGTCGCTCGACGACGCCGCCGGCGAGGCCTTCGACAAGACTGCCAAGCTGCTCGGCCTCGGCTATCCCGGCGGCCCGCAGCTGGCCCGCCTGGCCGAAGAGGGCAAGGCCGGGCGCTTCCGCTTGCCGCGGCCGATGCTCAAGTCCGGCGATCTCGATTTCAGCTTCAGCGGGCTCAAGACCGCGGTGCTCAACGTGGTTTCCGCGCCAGATTGGCGCGCGGGAGACGCCGCCGATCTGGCAGCGGACTTCCAGCAAGCGGTCGTCGAGGTTCTGGTCAAGAAGGCGCTCGCCGCGTTGAAGCGTACCGGGCTCAAGCGCTTGGTTGTGGCGGGTGGGGTCGGTGCCAACCGCAGCTTGCGTGCGCAGCTCGACGAGGCGGCGAAGCGGCGCGGCTGGCGGGTGTACTACCCCGAGCCCGAGCTGTGTACCGACAACGGCGCGATGATCGCCTTTGCCGGCGCGTTGCGCCTGGCGGCCGGCGACCGCGGCTCGGCCGAGGGCGAGATCCGTATCCGCCCGCGCTGGCCGCTGGCGGAACTGCAGAAGCCGGCCTGA